One part of the Chitinivibrionales bacterium genome encodes these proteins:
- a CDS encoding NAD-dependent epimerase/dehydratase family protein, which produces MEKNAVIYVAGHRGLVGSAIVRRLRTRGYTGLVLKTHKELELTNQAAVDHMFHTERPDYVFLAAAKVGGIVANNTFPAEFAYSNLQIQNNIVNCSWKYNAKKLCFLGSSCIYPKFAPQPMPESALLTGVLEPTNAPYALAKIAGIVMCQSYNRQYGTNFISVMPTNLYGPGDNYHPDNSHVLPGLLRRFHEAKVNKTPSVTIWGTGSPRREFLYSDDCADACIFLMQNYNHSEIVNIGSGQEVTIKKLAEKIQNVVGY; this is translated from the coding sequence ATGGAAAAAAATGCCGTTATTTATGTTGCCGGTCACCGTGGACTGGTTGGATCGGCTATCGTACGCCGGCTGAGAACTCGGGGATATACCGGCCTTGTTCTTAAGACTCACAAGGAGCTTGAACTTACCAACCAGGCTGCAGTAGACCACATGTTCCATACCGAGCGGCCCGACTATGTTTTCCTGGCCGCTGCAAAGGTGGGTGGTATCGTTGCAAACAATACCTTTCCTGCCGAATTTGCCTACAGCAACCTTCAGATACAGAACAATATCGTCAATTGTTCCTGGAAATACAACGCAAAGAAGCTCTGTTTTCTGGGGTCATCGTGTATTTACCCTAAATTTGCACCGCAACCCATGCCCGAAAGCGCGCTTCTCACCGGCGTACTGGAACCGACCAATGCTCCTTATGCCCTTGCAAAAATCGCCGGCATTGTGATGTGTCAAAGCTATAATCGTCAATACGGAACGAATTTTATCAGTGTAATGCCCACAAATCTTTATGGCCCCGGGGACAATTATCACCCCGATAATTCCCATGTCCTTCCCGGCCTGCTTCGTCGTTTTCACGAAGCTAAAGTCAACAAGACACCGTCGGTAACGATCTGGGGAACGGGTTCACCCCGCCGGGAATTTCTCTATTCGGATGATTGTGCCGACGCCTGCATTTTTCTTATGCAAAACTATAACCACAGCGAAATTGTCAATATCGGTTCGGGACAGGAAGTCACCATTAAGAAGCTTGCCGAAAAAATTCAGAACGTTGTCGGCTAT
- a CDS encoding PBP1A family penicillin-binding protein, translating into MQKFQNPRKFFGPREPASPPPESDNKVRGKLFFIIVIAFLVSVVSLGTGGMWFLYRMYQTLPTLEQMENIEPSLVSKVLARDSSVIHEFSIERRFWMPLEKIPQNLQDAVVAIEDRRFYSHWGIDIKRIVSAVMVDVLRRKFAQGASTITQQLARNLYLTSRRSLIRKVREAITAVQIENYYTKPEILELYLNQVYLGAGVYGVEAAAQQYFSKTVSDLTLNECAVLAGTIQLPEYYRPDKEKNLKRITIRRNSVLRAMRKMGFIEKDAAVATIEDTIPSDPQKRSSKVAPYFVEMVRKRVIREYGEDLLYNGGLTIHTTLDPMGQDSLEVSAKRHLATLQKRLNRMFLDSSRAYKKLGISYRDFLDNFDSLYAAHKEEFKDLPDSAKLRLAQTAVIALDVETGAILALKGGRSFNETKFNRVTQSLRQPGSAFKPFVYTAALSNGYTAASVVLDQPITLETSEGDWRPENYDKEFLGPITVREALRKSVNLVAIQVFNDIGPQTVIECARRMGLKHNMQPVPSLAIGSCEVTPIEITAAYAVYPHLGKWVKPFCIEKIVDKNGKVLQEHVAEAHQIISPQLAFVMSDLLREVVQRGTGASIPRRGFNRTAGGKTGTTNDYSDAWFVGFTPQIACGVWVGVDERRTMGYVTGAKGAIPIWVPTMMGLHESLPAKGFSRPPGVVTAKICNKSHKRAGRYCSDISTEYFIAGNLPEQCDIHVLRKPGQRRPGQDMFGTPRRRSTEKKKRPLMF; encoded by the coding sequence ATGCAAAAATTTCAGAATCCTCGAAAGTTTTTCGGTCCCAGGGAGCCAGCCTCACCACCTCCCGAGTCGGATAATAAAGTGAGGGGAAAGCTCTTTTTTATCATTGTAATAGCTTTTCTGGTGAGTGTCGTGTCTCTTGGCACTGGCGGTATGTGGTTCCTTTACCGGATGTACCAGACCCTACCAACGCTTGAGCAGATGGAAAATATCGAACCTTCGCTGGTTTCCAAAGTCCTTGCCCGGGACAGTTCGGTTATTCACGAATTCAGTATCGAGCGGCGATTCTGGATGCCGCTTGAGAAGATACCGCAGAATCTTCAGGATGCGGTTGTGGCTATCGAAGACCGTCGGTTCTATTCACATTGGGGCATCGATATCAAACGAATAGTCAGTGCTGTTATGGTTGATGTCCTTCGCCGGAAATTTGCCCAGGGAGCATCCACGATAACCCAGCAGCTGGCCCGTAACCTTTATCTTACCTCCCGGCGTTCGCTTATTCGGAAGGTCCGTGAGGCAATTACCGCCGTTCAAATCGAAAATTATTATACCAAGCCCGAAATCCTGGAACTTTATCTTAATCAGGTCTATCTTGGCGCCGGCGTGTATGGAGTCGAAGCTGCTGCGCAACAGTATTTCAGTAAGACAGTGTCGGATTTGACGCTTAATGAATGCGCGGTGTTGGCGGGAACAATTCAGCTTCCCGAGTACTACCGTCCCGACAAGGAAAAAAATCTGAAGCGAATTACGATACGGAGAAATTCCGTTTTACGGGCAATGAGAAAAATGGGTTTTATCGAAAAAGATGCTGCTGTGGCAACAATCGAGGATACCATTCCCAGTGATCCCCAGAAGCGCTCATCGAAAGTAGCTCCCTATTTTGTTGAAATGGTCAGGAAAAGAGTGATTCGTGAATATGGCGAAGATCTTCTGTACAACGGTGGGCTAACTATTCATACTACCCTCGATCCTATGGGGCAGGACTCCCTGGAAGTATCAGCAAAACGTCATCTGGCAACACTGCAGAAGCGGCTCAATCGGATGTTTCTTGACAGTTCGAGGGCATACAAGAAACTGGGAATTTCCTACCGTGATTTTCTGGATAATTTCGATTCGCTCTACGCAGCACATAAAGAAGAATTCAAAGACTTGCCGGATTCGGCAAAACTTCGGCTCGCCCAGACAGCGGTTATTGCACTTGATGTTGAAACCGGGGCGATTTTGGCGTTGAAAGGCGGACGGAGCTTTAATGAAACCAAGTTTAACCGGGTTACTCAGTCGCTTCGACAGCCGGGGTCCGCATTCAAGCCCTTTGTTTATACTGCAGCTTTGAGTAACGGCTATACTGCAGCCTCTGTTGTACTCGACCAACCTATCACGCTCGAAACTTCCGAAGGAGACTGGCGGCCCGAGAATTATGATAAGGAATTTCTGGGGCCGATAACGGTCAGAGAGGCGCTCCGCAAGTCGGTTAATTTAGTGGCCATTCAGGTTTTTAACGATATAGGCCCCCAAACAGTGATCGAGTGCGCACGGCGCATGGGACTTAAACATAATATGCAGCCGGTTCCCTCACTTGCTATTGGGTCCTGTGAAGTGACTCCCATTGAAATAACCGCAGCCTATGCGGTCTACCCTCATCTGGGGAAATGGGTAAAACCCTTTTGTATCGAAAAAATAGTCGACAAAAACGGCAAAGTCCTCCAGGAACATGTTGCCGAAGCCCATCAGATAATTTCTCCCCAGCTCGCCTTTGTGATGAGCGATCTTTTACGTGAAGTTGTGCAGCGGGGAACAGGTGCTTCAATACCTCGTCGTGGATTTAATCGTACAGCCGGGGGAAAGACCGGGACCACCAACGATTACTCCGATGCCTGGTTTGTGGGATTTACTCCTCAGATCGCCTGTGGCGTATGGGTTGGTGTTGATGAACGGCGGACAATGGGATATGTCACCGGCGCCAAAGGCGCAATACCGATCTGGGTTCCCACCATGATGGGGCTTCATGAATCATTACCGGCAAAAGGATTTTCACGACCGCCAGGAGTAGTAACCGCAAAAATATGTAATAAGTCGCACAAACGTGCCGGTCGGTATTGCTCGGATATTTCCACCGAATATTTTATCGCAGGGAATCTTCCGGAACAATGTGATATCCATGTTCTAAGGAAGCCCGGCCAGCGACGTCCCGGACAGGACATGTTCGGCACTCCTCGCCGGCGCAGTACCGAAAAGAAGAAGCGGCCACTGATGTTTTAG
- a CDS encoding DUF1565 domain-containing protein yields MKKGHFSGLILICILWAVSANTGRKIIVPKDAPTIQRAIDKAEDGDTVYVLNGIYKENIVLKEYVTLVGQDREKTIIRAKWSRPVVKGVNYSSIRHFTIEKGRTGILCENTNTVVEHNIIRNNHTGIHCLISLPEIRNNIISRNKWTGIYCELVAHGTNIAIEHNIIAENGYSGLVLARKSAVLVQNNILFGNKLYGIYVDMDSKRSRIIYNNFFGNRQQHSHYAVIDKSNKYRDPQFLASNMDTYNYLQSVTTPMKGVGKDGADIGLMSDADRKEIYIDSDGDKIADNEDKCPDLREDIDEFEDWDGCPDYDNDLDGIYDADDECSHKPEDNDGFQDRDGCPDPDNDNDGVCDSWVSEQNRGSRFSQICTGSDKCPGKPETKNGYMDNDGCPDEAPPEKVLEKEEEAE; encoded by the coding sequence ATGAAAAAAGGACATTTTTCTGGTCTGATTTTAATCTGCATCCTGTGGGCGGTTTCTGCTAATACCGGAAGAAAGATAATCGTGCCAAAGGATGCCCCCACAATCCAAAGAGCAATTGATAAAGCCGAAGACGGCGATACCGTTTATGTCCTCAACGGAATCTATAAAGAAAACATAGTGTTGAAAGAATACGTAACACTCGTGGGTCAGGACAGGGAAAAAACCATCATCAGAGCAAAATGGTCCCGTCCGGTGGTAAAAGGGGTCAACTACTCTTCAATCCGCCATTTTACAATAGAAAAAGGTCGTACCGGCATTCTGTGCGAAAACACCAACACGGTTGTCGAGCATAATATTATCAGAAACAATCACACCGGAATCCATTGCCTGATATCGCTTCCCGAAATCCGCAACAATATTATTTCCCGCAATAAATGGACCGGCATTTATTGTGAACTCGTGGCCCATGGAACCAATATCGCCATCGAGCATAACATCATTGCCGAAAATGGATACTCAGGTCTTGTCCTTGCCCGGAAAAGCGCGGTATTGGTACAAAACAACATTCTGTTCGGCAACAAGCTTTATGGAATATATGTGGATATGGACTCAAAGCGGTCGAGAATTATTTATAATAATTTTTTTGGCAACCGTCAGCAGCACAGTCACTATGCAGTTATTGACAAATCAAATAAATATCGCGACCCTCAATTCCTTGCATCGAATATGGATACCTATAATTATCTCCAGAGTGTCACTACCCCTATGAAAGGTGTCGGCAAAGACGGCGCCGATATCGGCCTCATGAGCGATGCCGACCGGAAAGAGATATATATCGATTCGGACGGGGACAAAATTGCCGATAATGAAGATAAATGTCCTGATCTGAGAGAAGATATCGATGAATTTGAAGATTGGGATGGTTGTCCCGATTACGATAATGATCTTGACGGCATTTATGACGCCGATGATGAGTGCAGTCATAAACCCGAGGATAATGATGGGTTTCAAGACCGGGATGGCTGTCCTGACCCGGACAATGACAATGATGGCGTATGCGACTCATGGGTATCGGAACAGAACAGGGGATCCAGGTTCTCTCAAATATGCACAGGCTCGGATAAATGCCCGGGGAAACCTGAAACAAAAAATGGCTACATGGATAATGATGGCTGTCCTGATGAAGCTCCTCCGGAGAAGGTCCTGGAAAAAGAGGAAGAGGCCGAGTAA
- the uxaC gene encoding glucuronate isomerase, with translation MSDSFRDSNFLLQNKTAIELYHTHASDLPIIDYHSHLPPDQIAEDKKFSNLTEIWLYGDHYKWRQMRTNGIDERFCTGDASDWEKFEAWAKTVPATIKNPLYHWTHLELKHPFGIADRLLNAETAKDIWEECNEKLASDEFSARGILKQMNVEVLCTTDDPSDSLEHHKKIKEDKSFNIKVFPTFRPDKAMAVENPQNFNAWVDRLAQSADMEISTYSDLVDLIRKRHDFFHSLGCRLSDHGLETAYAEDYTDSEVEKIFSKIRGGKTLESDEIAKFKSAMLYEFGIMDFEKGWTQQLHLGALRNNNTRLFKALGPDTGFDSIGDFEIARPLSRFLDRLDKENKLPKTILYNLNPRDNELIATMIGNFQDGSVPGKMQFGSGWWFLDQKSGIEAHIDTLSNLSLLSRFVGMLTDSRSFLSFPRHEYFRRIVCNILGTDIENGLLPRDMYLIGNLVKDVCYRNARSYFGFPIA, from the coding sequence ATGAGCGACAGTTTTAGAGACAGCAATTTTTTGTTGCAGAACAAAACAGCAATTGAGCTGTACCATACTCATGCATCGGACCTGCCAATTATCGATTATCACAGTCACCTGCCGCCGGATCAGATAGCAGAAGATAAAAAGTTTTCAAATCTTACAGAAATTTGGCTCTATGGCGACCATTATAAATGGCGTCAGATGAGAACGAATGGTATCGATGAACGATTTTGTACCGGTGATGCTTCTGATTGGGAGAAGTTTGAAGCCTGGGCAAAAACAGTGCCCGCAACCATAAAAAATCCCCTTTATCATTGGACCCATCTCGAGCTGAAACACCCTTTCGGTATTGCAGACAGGCTCCTGAATGCCGAGACGGCAAAGGATATCTGGGAAGAATGTAACGAAAAGCTTGCTTCCGATGAATTTTCCGCGCGTGGAATATTGAAACAAATGAATGTTGAAGTGCTCTGCACGACTGACGATCCTAGCGATTCGCTGGAACATCACAAAAAAATAAAAGAAGATAAGTCCTTTAATATCAAAGTGTTTCCTACATTTCGTCCCGACAAAGCCATGGCTGTCGAGAATCCGCAAAATTTTAATGCATGGGTTGATCGACTGGCACAAAGCGCTGATATGGAAATATCCACCTATTCCGATTTGGTAGATTTAATAAGAAAACGGCACGATTTTTTCCATTCGCTGGGATGCAGATTGTCCGATCATGGCTTGGAGACTGCTTATGCAGAAGATTACACCGATTCTGAGGTAGAAAAGATTTTCTCCAAAATTCGAGGCGGTAAGACATTGGAATCAGATGAAATAGCAAAGTTCAAGTCTGCCATGTTGTATGAGTTCGGGATTATGGATTTTGAGAAAGGCTGGACACAGCAATTACATCTCGGTGCACTTCGGAATAACAATACACGGCTCTTCAAAGCACTTGGGCCGGATACCGGTTTCGATTCGATTGGTGACTTTGAAATTGCCCGTCCCCTTTCACGCTTTCTCGACCGGCTGGATAAAGAAAACAAACTTCCAAAAACGATTTTGTATAATCTCAATCCTCGAGATAATGAATTGATTGCAACGATGATCGGAAACTTTCAGGACGGCTCAGTTCCGGGAAAGATGCAATTTGGGAGCGGTTGGTGGTTTCTCGATCAGAAGTCGGGAATTGAGGCTCACATTGATACCCTTTCAAATCTGAGCTTATTGAGTCGGTTTGTAGGCATGCTGACCGATTCACGGAGTTTTCTTTCATTTCCTCGACATGAATATTTCAGGCGAATCGTATGTAATATTCTGGGTACCGATATTGAAAACGGATTACTGCCCCGGGATATGTATCTGATTGGAAATTTAGTCAAGGATGTTTGTTATCGGAATGCGCGTTCTTATTTCGGTTTTCCAATTGCATAA
- a CDS encoding PAS domain-containing protein: protein MAQSPDQVHDDSDQLRGRIAELEKKVEKLQAENETFVKESRLFHAVMNNIPDAVFFKDRDGRFIRVNNAWASKREGLTPEQAIGATVFDYFPEENARRIHDDDEDIVKRGKLFVGLIENLGDEENPEWVSTTKLPLRDENNNVIGTFGISRDITELKKAEDAIEKERNLLYTLIDNLPDTIFFKDRESQFIINNKAHMELLGVSKQSECVGKTDFEFFPGELAARYFADEQVVLQTGRPIVNRQEPKRTHEGSEGWLSTNKVAVKDNDGNIIGLVGISRDITEHRRIEQALEKERTLLRTLIDNMPDFIFIKDKESRFIVNNKAHLKVLGASGQDEVLGKTDFDIFPKELATRYFSDEQVVIQTGRSIIDREEPARLGEQTLTWLSTTKVPLYDTKKQIVGLVGISRDITERKQFEEALQKAVEERTADLKDANERLELRLAQLRFLNTSSYELAQFIQLSELGLAVINAFMSRFPDAEASLCIRQNKVFKYLNGANVFKSPGQRKASEKALIPFQKTELHSPFCVEEWSQEEHISQLAWPEELKRFPCYLAIPLLTDNRALGIIQIFTEKKFLSIFEREKPVLTTLAAQAAVCLSNAIHYKELGERARLQGELDAARSIQQRFTPHEKPSIPHVDIKGVYYPAYEVGGDYLDYFPNENGDWVVVIADVCGKGIPAALFMTMLRSAFRAVAKNVSSAKTLLCLVNEAMMANLDDKSFVTALCFIISKDGSSMSYARAGHPMLLKLRGKGEEPDVIKSNGLALGLLSDPETFASMIDEITMPLNEGSRFLIYTDGLTEATDPVKNSYGSQRLHSLLAEDGDLGPDKLIEKIMEDVSNFTQDSPYHDDLTILAMKVDGRREKAELNQNGS from the coding sequence ATGGCACAAAGCCCTGATCAGGTGCATGATGATAGTGATCAGTTGCGCGGGAGAATAGCTGAACTCGAAAAGAAAGTCGAAAAGCTTCAGGCGGAAAACGAAACTTTCGTTAAAGAAAGTCGTTTATTTCATGCGGTAATGAATAACATTCCTGATGCGGTCTTTTTTAAGGACCGGGATGGACGGTTTATTCGGGTCAACAATGCATGGGCTTCGAAACGGGAAGGACTCACGCCGGAGCAGGCTATAGGCGCAACCGTTTTTGATTATTTTCCCGAGGAAAACGCACGCCGGATTCATGATGACGATGAAGACATTGTAAAAAGAGGCAAGCTTTTTGTCGGTTTGATCGAGAATCTGGGTGATGAGGAAAACCCGGAATGGGTATCCACAACCAAGTTGCCACTTCGGGATGAAAACAACAATGTTATCGGTACATTTGGTATCTCAAGAGATATTACGGAACTCAAAAAAGCCGAAGATGCTATTGAAAAGGAACGGAACCTTCTTTACACTCTCATCGATAATCTTCCTGATACGATTTTTTTCAAAGACAGAGAGAGCCAGTTTATAATTAACAATAAGGCGCATATGGAATTGCTCGGGGTAAGCAAGCAGTCCGAATGTGTCGGAAAGACCGATTTTGAGTTTTTCCCCGGGGAACTTGCAGCTCGGTATTTTGCCGATGAGCAGGTTGTCTTGCAGACCGGACGGCCCATTGTGAACCGGCAGGAACCCAAACGCACTCATGAAGGTTCGGAAGGATGGTTATCGACTAATAAAGTGGCGGTCAAGGACAATGACGGCAATATTATTGGACTGGTGGGGATCAGCCGCGATATTACTGAACATCGGAGAATCGAACAGGCTCTGGAAAAAGAACGGACCCTTCTGCGAACACTGATCGACAATATGCCCGACTTTATCTTTATTAAAGATAAAGAAAGCCGTTTTATTGTCAACAATAAAGCTCATCTCAAGGTGCTCGGAGCTTCGGGTCAGGATGAAGTTCTGGGTAAAACCGATTTTGATATTTTTCCTAAAGAACTTGCAACCCGGTATTTTTCCGATGAACAGGTGGTGATTCAGACCGGAAGGTCGATTATTGATAGAGAGGAGCCTGCCCGGCTTGGAGAACAAACGCTTACCTGGCTGTCCACCACAAAAGTGCCACTCTATGATACAAAAAAACAGATTGTGGGACTGGTTGGCATAAGCAGGGATATTACCGAACGAAAGCAATTTGAAGAAGCGCTTCAGAAGGCGGTTGAAGAGCGGACTGCCGATCTTAAAGATGCCAATGAACGTCTTGAATTACGTCTTGCACAGCTCAGGTTTCTCAATACCTCATCCTATGAGCTTGCCCAGTTCATCCAGCTTAGTGAGCTTGGCCTGGCAGTGATAAATGCATTTATGTCCCGTTTTCCGGACGCTGAAGCAAGCCTGTGTATACGGCAAAACAAAGTATTTAAGTATCTCAACGGGGCGAATGTTTTTAAAAGTCCGGGGCAGCGAAAAGCTTCAGAAAAAGCACTTATTCCCTTTCAAAAAACCGAATTGCACAGTCCCTTTTGTGTTGAAGAATGGTCTCAGGAAGAGCATATTTCTCAGCTTGCCTGGCCCGAGGAATTAAAACGATTTCCATGTTATCTGGCCATTCCGCTTCTGACCGACAACAGAGCGCTGGGAATTATTCAGATCTTTACGGAAAAAAAATTCCTGAGTATTTTCGAACGTGAAAAGCCTGTTTTGACTACTCTTGCTGCCCAGGCAGCCGTCTGCCTGAGCAACGCAATTCATTACAAGGAGTTGGGAGAGCGTGCCCGGCTTCAGGGTGAACTCGATGCCGCCCGGTCGATACAACAGCGGTTTACCCCCCACGAGAAGCCTTCAATACCTCACGTCGATATCAAAGGTGTTTATTACCCTGCCTATGAAGTAGGCGGCGATTACCTCGATTATTTTCCAAACGAAAACGGCGACTGGGTAGTTGTTATTGCCGATGTCTGCGGAAAGGGTATTCCGGCCGCACTTTTTATGACAATGCTCCGGAGTGCTTTCCGGGCTGTGGCAAAAAATGTCAGTTCCGCCAAAACACTTTTGTGCCTGGTGAATGAAGCAATGATGGCTAATCTGGACGATAAATCTTTTGTTACCGCTCTTTGCTTTATAATCAGTAAAGACGGTTCCAGTATGAGTTATGCCCGGGCAGGACATCCGATGCTCCTGAAATTGCGCGGCAAGGGTGAGGAGCCTGATGTAATTAAAAGTAATGGCCTGGCTCTTGGCTTGCTCTCCGATCCGGAAACGTTTGCATCGATGATCGATGAGATCACCATGCCTCTGAATGAGGGCAGCAGATTTCTGATTTATACCGATGGGCTTACTGAAGCTACCGATCCGGTGAAGAACAGCTATGGATCGCAACGTCTTCATAGTCTTCTTGCAGAAGATGGAGATCTGGGACCTGATAAGCTGATCGAAAAAATCATGGAAGACGTCAGCAATTTTACTCAGGACAGTCCGTATCACGATGATCTCACGATCCTTGCCATGAAGGTCGATGGACGCAGGGAGAAGGCGGAACTGAATCAAAACGGTTCTTAA